The following are from one region of the Blastocatellia bacterium genome:
- the dnaX gene encoding DNA polymerase III subunit gamma/tau, producing MSYQVIARKWRPQTFEEVTGQEAITRTLQNSIQMQRLHHAFIFSGPRGCGKTTTARILAKAINCFEGLSAKPCGNCSSCQEITAGNAIDVLEIDAASNTGVDNVRDVIINTIAINPARDRCKIFIIDEVHMLSISAFNALLKTLEEPPKHIVFILATTELHKLPQTILSRCQHFEFKTIAAEAIAKRLRIIADAESIAISDDALMMIAFAGQGSMRDAQSAFDQVISFAGTEITESDIRSALGIINQQVLADFTLAVANRNEEKLIHLVSDITATGYDLRQFCRDLMVHFRNLLMLKTVGYDQEILPIMKSELASYKEQAEYFSNQDLVRFFNLLANLEQEIKTSTQPRFHLEIGLIKLAQLTKLQSLEEIVFWLKALEEKIINGQPANQISQTFSNINKEVRPTEPISRSLNIPTISTPTSPLKPVENVTDITSKLPISKTKKTPVKDSPIQGFKNATQVESETTKANKPIEINETKPNIIESITENITAPKVVTGDPIELIKKELEERRKWMLLSALEQGALELVDDTLKINFNQKAKVSQQMVNSKENRETLLDAAKTALGRILKIEAKIAGDSKEENLEEQKKQQLLKQASEHPLVDAFVRTFKGELVSVEIEELQGKKEKK from the coding sequence ATGTCTTACCAAGTAATTGCAAGAAAATGGCGACCACAAACCTTTGAAGAAGTAACAGGTCAAGAAGCAATTACCCGTACTCTACAAAACTCAATTCAAATGCAGCGACTCCACCATGCCTTTATTTTTTCTGGGCCACGTGGATGTGGAAAAACTACTACAGCTAGAATCTTAGCTAAAGCAATTAATTGTTTTGAAGGCTTAAGTGCTAAACCTTGTGGTAATTGTTCTTCTTGTCAAGAAATTACAGCAGGTAACGCTATTGATGTACTAGAAATTGATGCTGCTTCAAACACTGGTGTTGATAATGTTCGAGATGTAATTATTAATACCATTGCTATTAATCCTGCACGAGATCGCTGTAAGATTTTTATTATTGATGAAGTTCATATGCTTTCTATTAGTGCTTTTAATGCCTTATTAAAAACACTAGAAGAACCTCCTAAACATATTGTTTTTATTCTTGCTACTACAGAACTACATAAACTACCCCAAACAATACTTTCTCGCTGTCAGCATTTTGAATTTAAGACCATTGCAGCCGAAGCAATTGCAAAACGATTACGAATAATAGCTGATGCTGAAAGTATTGCAATTAGCGATGATGCTTTGATGATGATTGCTTTTGCTGGTCAAGGTAGTATGAGGGATGCTCAATCTGCTTTTGATCAAGTAATTAGCTTTGCTGGAACAGAGATTACAGAATCAGATATTCGTAGCGCGTTAGGAATTATTAATCAGCAAGTTTTAGCAGACTTTACTTTAGCAGTTGCTAATCGTAATGAAGAAAAGTTGATACACTTAGTATCAGATATTACAGCAACAGGTTATGACTTGCGCCAATTTTGTCGAGATCTAATGGTACATTTTCGTAATTTATTGATGTTAAAGACAGTTGGCTATGACCAAGAAATTTTGCCAATAATGAAAAGTGAGCTAGCAAGTTATAAAGAGCAAGCAGAATATTTTTCTAATCAAGATTTAGTAAGGTTTTTTAACTTATTAGCTAATTTAGAACAAGAAATAAAAACAAGTACCCAGCCAAGATTTCATTTAGAGATAGGATTAATTAAACTAGCACAATTAACTAAATTACAAAGTTTAGAAGAAATAGTTTTTTGGCTAAAAGCATTAGAAGAAAAAATTATAAATGGACAACCTGCAAACCAAATAAGCCAAACTTTTTCTAACATTAACAAGGAAGTAAGACCTACTGAACCAATCAGTAGAAGCCTAAATATTCCTACTATTTCTACTCCTACTTCTCCACTCAAGCCTGTTGAAAATGTTACAGACATTACTAGTAAACTTCCTATTAGCAAAACTAAAAAAACACCTGTTAAAGATAGTCCTATTCAAGGTTTCAAAAATGCTACTCAAGTTGAAAGTGAAACTACAAAAGCAAATAAGCCTATAGAAATAAATGAAACAAAGCCAAATATAATAGAATCAATTACTGAAAACATAACAGCACCAAAAGTTGTAACTGGAGATCCAATAGAGCTAATTAAAAAAGAACTTGAAGAGCGCCGTAAATGGATGCTTTTAAGTGCATTAGAACAAGGTGCATTAGAACTAGTGGACGATACATTAAAAATAAATTTTAATCAAAAAGCCAAAGTTTCCCAACAAATGGTAAACAGTAAAGAAAACCGTGAAACTTTGTTGGATGCTGCTAAGACAGCTTTGGGTCGAATACTAAAAATTGAAGCTAAAATAGCTGGAGATAGTAAAGAAGAAAATTTAGAAGAGCAAAAAAAACAACAGTTACTTAAACAAGCTTCAGAACATCCGCTTGTTGATGCTTTTGTAAGAACTTTTAAGGGTGAGTTAGTAAGTGTTGAAATAGAAGAATTACAAGGAAAGAAAGAAAAAAAGTAA
- a CDS encoding tetratricopeptide repeat protein translates to MIVEKYNIKSLSFIPDLFFEPYFNKNDKAGGYRPITNVSYALNYAVNGLDPYGYHLVNIILHIINCLLIYWLCNFYCKNIFISLFTSLLFAIHPVHSEAVAAIYGRPELLCTFFILIAWMFYTKSIENKYFYILSLITYFLSLFSKENGIIFIGILFLVQFCTESTWIKRLKPNSKLIGYILITIPFLILRSYVVKAIGVPTSEQAQFFAGDSIFTRIYTMSLGYLMYFKILAWPKDLLTIYTYTTIPKQTSLSLSVILALLIIFTIILIGIWQVNKRPLLAFSLLFFFIVTSVISNIVFPIGILIAERVIYLASLSICLLFAITLYWFYQLGWKKLSIILSIFILLLSSVRTYFRNQDFLTDISVLNSAAKYDNKLVFHRFFLGLAYQRKGDLAKAEECFKAVIASDPSYLSVCGILATIFIDQGRIEEALPLINQELSLVPNSVIGHVTMGRVYNLKQDYKKASEFFLLAIKYSAPDPGLEYETALMLEKAEDFEQAAIRMKKAIELNPTFIDALIGLANILHKQNRYDEAISVLDKALSLDSKNAEIYSLYGANLLFQNKLCEAKDFLIKSISLNNNLAQTHYNLGLVYIEMNLFSQARYELLLALQLNPLQKNLKEEIASLNKKIPAKAVECPK, encoded by the coding sequence TTGATAGTAGAAAAATACAATATTAAGTCTTTATCATTTATACCAGATCTATTCTTTGAACCTTATTTTAATAAAAATGATAAGGCAGGAGGTTATCGACCTATAACCAATGTATCTTATGCCTTAAATTATGCAGTAAATGGTTTAGATCCTTATGGTTATCATTTAGTTAATATAATACTTCATATTATAAATTGTTTGTTAATTTATTGGTTATGTAATTTCTATTGTAAAAATATATTTATATCTTTATTTACTTCTTTACTCTTTGCTATTCATCCAGTACATTCTGAAGCTGTAGCCGCTATATATGGTAGACCAGAACTTTTATGCACCTTCTTTATACTAATTGCTTGGATGTTTTATACAAAGTCTATAGAAAATAAATACTTTTATATTTTATCATTAATTACTTATTTTCTCTCTCTCTTCTCTAAAGAAAATGGAATTATTTTTATTGGTATTTTATTTTTAGTACAATTTTGTACAGAATCAACTTGGATAAAAAGGCTAAAACCCAATAGTAAATTAATAGGCTATATTTTAATTACAATTCCTTTCTTAATACTACGTAGCTATGTAGTTAAGGCTATAGGAGTACCTACTTCAGAACAAGCACAATTTTTTGCTGGTGACAGTATTTTTACTCGAATTTACACAATGAGTTTAGGATATTTGATGTATTTTAAGATTTTAGCTTGGCCTAAAGATTTACTTACAATATATACCTATACAACTATTCCTAAACAAACTTCTCTTTCTTTATCCGTAATACTCGCTCTATTAATAATATTTACTATTATTTTAATAGGTATTTGGCAAGTAAATAAAAGACCTCTTTTAGCTTTTTCTTTATTATTTTTCTTTATTGTTACTAGTGTAATATCAAATATAGTTTTCCCTATTGGTATCTTGATTGCAGAAAGAGTTATATATTTAGCTTCTCTTTCTATTTGTTTACTTTTTGCTATTACTCTATATTGGTTTTATCAATTAGGTTGGAAAAAATTATCTATTATATTATCTATTTTTATTCTATTACTATCTTCTGTACGAACTTATTTTCGTAACCAAGATTTTCTTACAGATATATCTGTATTAAATTCCGCAGCCAAATATGACAATAAATTAGTATTTCATAGGTTTTTCTTAGGTCTAGCATATCAAAGAAAAGGAGACCTTGCTAAAGCAGAGGAATGTTTTAAGGCTGTTATTGCCTCTGACCCTAGCTATCTCTCTGTTTGTGGAATATTAGCAACAATTTTTATAGATCAGGGACGTATTGAAGAAGCATTGCCTTTAATAAATCAAGAACTCTCTTTAGTTCCTAACTCTGTAATTGGGCATGTAACAATGGGTAGGGTATATAACTTAAAACAAGATTATAAAAAAGCGTCCGAGTTTTTTCTTTTAGCTATTAAATATTCTGCTCCAGATCCAGGTTTAGAATATGAAACTGCTTTAATGTTGGAAAAAGCAGAAGATTTTGAACAAGCAGCTATACGAATGAAAAAAGCAATTGAGTTAAACCCTACTTTTATAGACGCGCTTATAGGCTTAGCAAATATCTTACATAAACAAAATCGTTATGATGAGGCTATTTCTGTATTAGATAAAGCTCTATCACTTGATTCTAAAAATGCAGAAATTTATAGTCTTTATGGTGCTAATTTATTATTTCAAAATAAATTATGTGAAGCCAAAGATTTTTTAATCAAATCTATTTCCCTAAATAATAATTTAGCACAAACTCATTACAATTTAGGATTAGTTTATATTGAAATGAATCTTTTTTCACAAGCTCGCTATGAACTTTTACTAGCACTTCAACTTAACCCATTACAAAAGAATCTTAAAGAAGAAATTGCTTCTCTTAATAAGAAAATACCTGCTAAAGCTGTTGAATGCCCTAAATAA